From Populus alba chromosome 16, ASM523922v2, whole genome shotgun sequence:
tatttcaaaattattttttaattttttaatttattttacttcaaattaatattttttaaatatttttaaaatataacaattaccacacttccaaacacttCATTAATTTCCATGCAGTGCCATTCACATTCTTAGCCATGAAACCTAAGCTGGAAACCTAGAGGGAGTAGATTCTTCATATGATATCAAATTCGAAGAGGGTTTGGACTTTCAaggaaatatgttttattttcccATAATATTAATTACACACAAGAGGCAGTCAACAAttctagttctttttttatattagaaaaaaaaacaattaaataaataacattatgGGAAATATTTGTGTTGAATTTAAGGCCATCCtcttccattaaaaaataaaataaaacatatagtaAAAATCTTGAACATTTCCTGTCAAActctaataaaagaaaaaagacatttCTTGTCACTATTGTTGTCAAGGAGAAACACCTCACAAATGAAGGTGTCAAATTCCTCCCGCTGAATAAATGGACAATTCTCACGAAAATTacctattattatatttatctaATGGTTTAATTTCGGCACAAGAGTGCTTGATAGTGTGATTAGAATGGTTTTTTAAagtggtttttaattaaaaatgtattaaaataatatttttagtttttaaattttatttttaacataaaaattagaatggttttttaaagtggtttttaattaaaaatgtattaaaataatatttttagtttttaaattttatttttaacataaaaaaaataaaaattaaattaaatttctggGAACCTCCACCAATCTTGTGCTATTTTAATAGTTCAGGCAAAGGTCATTTTCCTTGACCGTCCAATTCCAGGCTCGTTCTTCTCTTTCAAATAAATAACACCAACTACTATCCATCCTTCCGTTCCCGACTACCGATGTTTATCATCGCTCCTCCCTCTCTTCTTTTCCGACCTTCGGCTTTTTCCAGGTCTTTGCCtatgaaaatcatgaaattttccTTCTTATAGCGTTGGAGACCAAAAAGTTTTAGCCCAATCGAGAAAAGAGCAGTCACAAGggagaaaaataatacaaaaaacatgCCAGCTGGTTCTATGAAGCTTGGTTTCATGGCTGCCTTTGCCGTTTCAGGGAGTGTAGTTCTCATTGCACGTCAAGTCCACAAACGTCTCCTCTCTGATTTCATGAAGAAGATGGAATTTGAATTAGCGGGTATGTGGTgatcttttttctccttttcctttcaagttctgtttttttttgtttttcttaccctgataaaatagagaaacaaaaaactaaagggCTGTCAAAAAACGACAGGATCAAGGAGATCATGTCAAGACAAGAAGAGAGTGCGATTTGCAGAtgatgtgttggagccatcatcAAATAACAAGGAGTACCGTAAGAGACACACCAAAGGAGACAACGAGGTCTTGAAAATGGAGGATATTGTCCTAGACCAGAGTTGTGATGGCGCAAAATTGCTAGAGGCCATGCACTGAACAGGCAAAACTTGTATGAAGCAGTCGTTAAATATAAATC
This genomic window contains:
- the LOC118049749 gene encoding uncharacterized protein produces the protein MPAGSMKLGFMAAFAVSGSVVLIARQVHKRLLSDFMKKMEFELAGSRRSCQDKKRVRFADDVLEPSSNNKEYRKRHTKGDNEVLKMEDIVLDQSCDGAKLLEAMH